One Eurosta solidaginis isolate ZX-2024a chromosome 1, ASM4086904v1, whole genome shotgun sequence genomic window, atacatatcgaccaaaacagctccaacccagcaaacattttcataaagaatttggtccaatcaacatataAATATTTACGGTGAGCAAAACCGGAAAAAACGCGGAATATTACAAACAACAACATGAAGCAGTTCTACCAACACATCAAATACAAATACGACGAAAAGATTTGTTACATAATCAAGcaacacaacaaaaacatcaaaaaactgGCTAAACAAAAAGAGCGCCTAAAATTTTTACTGCGGTGCAAAGATTATGGCATCATTCCATCACATTTACAGGGTAAGACAAAAACGATACAACACTGCTTTAAACTAGACACCACACGACGAGACCTTATGAAATTAGAACAATGCTTTCTTCTGAAAGTCGTTAACttagaaataaaagaatcaaacattaatattaaaattatcacAACGACCGTTAAGCACTTACAGGAAACGTTACAAAACAGACTTCAGCAAACAGAttacgaaaaaattatagagaaccaCCACTATTTTTCGACACAAATCGCCACAAACACACAAAGTATACACAACGACAAACTCCAGAAGCAAATTTCGAAGAATACTATAAAATTTGGCATGAGATTAAATGAAGATTGGTTTGTGAACAATACGAACATCGAAGTACCGCAGGAGTCGCGTTGGTTATTGTCACTTGGCAACAAATTCGCCTTACCAGTGTCAAGAAAAACATTTTCACCCATTGAAATAATCGCCGATTTGGAACAATGCGTACAAAGTTTTGAGGACGAGAGGGAAAAAGATACTGTAAGGAGTGACATTGCGGCAAAAATCAAtacttttcaacaaaaaattagaAACTGCACTAAGGACAAGTTTATACTGAAAACATCGACAGACACCAAAAGATTCCTTAACCAACACAGAAACGAGATCATAATAACAaatgcagacaaaggcaacaagacagttatgatgtacaaaaatgaatacgaactaaaaatgaaagagttgctaaacgacaaaaacacatacaaaacaattaggaatgatcccacacaaaaactgatgaggaagaataacacaattataaataatctttacaaacaaaggagactcgatgcaaaacaaaaatttcagctgACATCCGCGGCTGCTAATGCTCCAAGACTTTACGGACTTCCGAAAATTCACAAACCACACGCACCACTTAGACCGATTTGCTCATCTATTAATGTACCATGttacaaattatcaaaatttgttggaagcattttagaaaatattatatccgatgatcttaatataaaaagttcacttcaacttaaagaaaaaatcaataatttcacaattcaagacgacgaaattctcatttcattcgacgtcgtatctctttttacaaatatacccatacatttagcaatacgcactattatgcgaaaatgggaaaaattggagacacatacacaaatagacaaaaaacagttccagacgatactagatttctgcctacgtgacaacaattatttttcatataacaacaccatataccaacaaatatacggaatgccaatgggcaacccgctatctccaaccattgcaaatatcgttctggacaaaatattggacgacagcctcgctgaattaaaaagcaaagacatatatgtcaaatacataaccaaatatgtagatgacatattcgcaattgttaaagctaaagacgtggaagacatactaacagtatttaatgcacagcataccaggatacaatttactaaagaattagagcagaacaacaaaattgccttcctagacgtagaaatacaccgaaaaaaccaaaacttaacgttcaactggtatgcaaagtcgatggcatcaggaagaattatcaattatcactccaatcatccatggaagcagaaaattaacacagcaacaagtctaataaggaaaatacatcttctaagtgacggtgatttcatagaagaaaacaagaagaaaataaaaaatattctcttcaaaaatagctacccgaatactctaatagaaaagcttataattaatacgacacaagaaatggaccaccctaattcatcaaatggacaaacagaagcaaacacaaacaaaacttatattggagttacctatatacccggactaacaagtaatcaatcgctcaggagaattatgaaaaaagacaacataacatttgctcacaaaccacacaatacacttaatcgtttctttacaaaaacaaaagacaaaatagacaagggacaacaatgcaatgtagtgtataaaattcaatgcaacggtaacaacaacaatgcctgcaataaatgttacattggcacaacgaaaagagcattgagaacgagaatacacgaacatgaaatggacgcaaaaaacagaaaaacaaataccgcgctttctcaacacctgactgacaatggccatacagctgattttgggaacgaaaaaattttagatgttgagagaagatgcaaaaggaggatgacactggaaagtctccgcatccaacaacatatgacgaatgtcatgaattttaaagaagacattgacaatacaaatagcgcttatacagcaataataaaaaatgataagaacaaaaatagaaaataagaaaaatgaatgtgtcgattgtcctgtgatattattgtgtttgtacaactaatcaaattattgtgagttattgttttaatgttgaatttgtaatgtttattgaaaataatgattacttttgtattttcatgttgtttgtttgaaaataaatagacttcctgatgatgacgcggatgcgtcgaaatgcatagaagagaaaagtaaaaactcttgggttttttctttatacatatcgaccaaaacagctccaacccagcaaacattttcataaagaatttggtccaatcaacatataaaaaaaaaatcgttttcaacctaaaaatttgaaaaaagattgaagcccaatgtggcgtagaaaaaaaattttttttttacattaaaattaaacaaatttttccaacaaaatttttcttaaacttttatgccaactaaataaggaaaaataataaatggaATGCACAAAATAAAGaatacaatcaaaattttttttttatttcaactctcataaaagcagaggaaaatttcaagatgccttggtggacaaaaatagcccaagtcattatggtagccatagctggctatgaagtaggaaaagaaagctctgaaacaagagATAACAAAATAGTCAAGTACGAGTCAtcaactagggtagatacagaaagtactccgaacatcccggatgtttggttagcaattataggttgtgtattcatactattgatcatcacaatagccatgatgctcaaaaactatacgaagcacaaatttaggcaggtaaaacccgccacaactcgtatctaaacccattaccagtaccaaaccaaaactgaggaagagcgataaattcaaacccaataatgtcacaatcgacagtaaaggcaaccctgcctaaagcgaacagcaaatcaaaaaaaaaatttgcacaattcctttgatggctcctgacaaaaatagtcatgaagcaataggaaattttaggacagtggaaataggcaaaaactaagaaacttttaaaaccagcccataacaaaaaaaaaatgatgaagaatagtcacaaagagaacctataaaaatataagtgaagcgctatacaaatttgcaataaTACATGTCGCGCccattttcatcttaggatagaaaaatggtagcgtaggaaatacaagaaatctgattgtagatgataaaattgacttaggacagttacttatcaggctgtacacacgttgtacaaatgccgccaatacaggacttggtatttatatgaaaaacacagttgtcctcatggacaaattggtgaaaaatgattatttactcgagtaggcaaatttaaaataacaaaagtaggtacccaaattctctaagatcaaacaattgcacaaacccaaaaaggttgtgaaagtgacaaatcccgttataaaataattcttcataaaagtcatgacgattctgtcttggtggccgccgcagaaatcgcatgacaaataagatcaaagaaatagcTGGAAAATATGAATCCATATAAAAAGAGCAttaaagatacgaaaattttttttgcacccactgtaccttccacttatccattaatagaactactatcaatacatagctaccccgctcttccatcagcaacccctctatcatctatgtaattattacaaatttaccttattatgaatgaaaaatatcaaaaaaaaaaaaaaaaagacacatcttttccttgaataatatgcggtattagtttgataaaataaaataaatacatccatttattgcctaggtcttataaggtcatatttttacatattaagaAAATAGCTCACTctaaccccaatagattagaaaatattaatagaaaggtttcttcttctttaactttaggtagataaataataaaaattatttcgataggaaaatgatttgcataagttaataagtaatggtagaataaataatggtggaaactataaaaataatttagaaactaataaataaatattccaattcaCTTGATTTGTAAGAGCATGACGATTTTTAAGAGAGTCGACACTCTTAAGGACCGGCtgtacaaaacaattgtataaaattttaatataaacaatataaataaaataagtaagatttaaaaaatttctacatctaaaaatctagaattttgaaaaaaaaaatggacttatacaaaaaaaaaaaatatatatatatatacgtaaaaagtaaacaataattataacaataaaaatagcaaggtcaacagatcaaacgctaagcaaacaacctctttcactacaacaataaaatatcaaaatcattgaaaacatGACAAAGAGTCTCATACAATTGgtcacaaaacaattgtataaaactctttttctaaggcggatggtgtagcattatacgtcatacccactgtaaggtaccattatatgcggtattacgctgtataaattccacatatattttagtaataatcatattacaatatttttcccaacataaattattgaactaacccagacgatatggaatgccgaatatgagacctatatccattcacagctaatcaattatacatataaacatacaacccattgtaattatatatactaacatacaagcctcttttgggaaaataccgaaacactcaaactgatctgctgacgctgctaaatgtacaaatccacatgtatggagttatgcatacaaaaatacatgtatacaaagaccgtatacaaacagaaatgtatgcattctccattccctatgtacttatttttagttattagtatttagatatttattaatgtataggttaagcaaattagtataaaagacaagaatttattcttATTCCATCAAACTTTTCAATGAGTCTCTCAAAtctagctggtgcattacaaagtccaaaaggcatcactggaGCTGTtcacttgaactcattgagtactcttaccggaatacgtccatcttgttttgtcatagccagggtttttcctacaagtacgttcagtgctgatttatgtgctgcttcgacaacccacaatttgattgtcccacaatctccatcaacctttgcccagatgactgcttctgattttggtggtatttgctgactctcttccacgagcactcgtttactgctgtagcctctctcgtagccgaaattaagtggcacatccatgttcttatatcgcatagtcttgctttgcatatcgattttgatgccttcgttgattaagaagtccactccaatta contains:
- the LOC137239037 gene encoding uncharacterized protein, which translates into the protein MRKWEKLETHTQIDKKQFQTILDFCLRDNNYFSYNNTIYQQIYGMPMGNPLSPTIANIVLDKILDDSLAELKSKDIYVKYITKYVDDIFAIVKAKDVEDILTVFNAQHTRIQFTKELEQNNKIAFLDVEIHRKNQNLTFNWYAKSMASGRIINYHSNHPWKQKINTATSLIRKIHLLSDGDFIEENKKKIKNILFKNSYPNTLIEKLIINTTQEMDHPNSSNGQTEANTNKTYIGVTYIPGLTSNQSLRRIMKKDNITFAHKPHNTLNRFFTKTKDKIDKGQQCNVVYKIQCNGNNNNACNKCYIGTTKRALRTRIHEHEMDAKNRKTNTALSQHLTDNGHTADFGNEKILDVERRCKRRMTLESLRIQQHMTNVMNFKEDIDNTNSAYTAIIKNDKNKNRK